A genomic window from Cupriavidus metallidurans CH34 includes:
- the bcsA gene encoding UDP-forming cellulose synthase catalytic subunit, with translation MSARRFSLSELFSGARDRVARALGVTRTANAGNWLLRLFFRPPRPGKRDIPAEWAAQVHRRAMTRLGIGKRQGTGTWMWRLFIRPPRPRFRLAADPRKQRSMAEPERDNWLRRWLDRVLEPVWNTTSRLHHQFLSILPRPDWNRVAYSLESLAAQVGRIPFVLPISMVIAAIATVVIGTTPLTFASQMLMFAVVWAILIVVRRIPGRLATITMIAVSMLMAVRYIWWRSTQTLQFATTTEAVIGYLLYAAECYTWLVLALSYLQTAWPLHRKPKPLPADSSLWPTVDVFIPTYNESLAVVQPTVYAARSMDWPPDKLRVYILDDSHRPAMREFAEAAGVGYITRDNNRHAKAGNINQALPRTSGDYIAIFDCDHIPTRSFLQMTMGEFLDDPKCALVQTPHHFFSPDPFERNFDTFRRVPNEGSLFYGLIQDGNDLWNATFFCGSCAVIKRAPLLEIGGIAVETVTEDSHTALKLHRRGYNSAYLRTVQAAGLATESLSSHIGQRIRWARGMAQIFRLDNPLLGKGLTLFQRLCYSNAMLHFFYGIPRLIFLTMPIAYLYFGLHVINTSALMIMAYVLPYLLIANVTNSRLQGRYRHSFWAEVYESVLAWYIVLPTTVAFINPRAGKFNVTAKGGQIADDYLDWTISKPYLVLLALNVAGLVFGVLRLLFWGTDEPATVLMNMGWATFNLIMLGAAVGVAREARQVRVSHRIPMRVPATLLLPDGRTIACKTENYSMGGLGMVLPIDVPLVEGAPVGVCLSRGSRTYHFPAVVTRNINRHLGVRMDDLSVEREAQLIQCTFGRADAWIDWLDDERVDAPLRSFKEVVEMGYQGLLRLYDAFVDAVELVTARRRSRLP, from the coding sequence ATGAGCGCGCGCCGCTTCTCGCTAAGCGAACTGTTCTCCGGTGCCCGCGACCGCGTGGCGCGGGCGCTCGGCGTGACGCGCACCGCGAATGCCGGCAACTGGCTGCTCCGCCTGTTCTTTCGTCCACCGCGACCGGGCAAGCGCGACATCCCGGCGGAATGGGCCGCGCAGGTTCACAGACGCGCCATGACCCGGCTCGGCATTGGCAAGCGCCAGGGCACAGGCACGTGGATGTGGCGCCTGTTCATCCGCCCCCCAAGACCTCGATTTCGACTGGCGGCCGATCCACGCAAACAACGTTCGATGGCCGAGCCGGAGCGCGACAACTGGCTGCGCCGCTGGCTCGATCGGGTACTCGAGCCCGTCTGGAATACGACATCGCGACTGCACCACCAGTTCTTGTCGATCCTGCCTCGACCGGACTGGAATCGAGTGGCCTATTCGCTCGAGTCGCTTGCCGCGCAGGTCGGGCGTATTCCATTTGTCCTGCCGATCTCCATGGTCATCGCAGCCATCGCCACCGTCGTCATCGGCACCACGCCACTGACGTTCGCGAGCCAGATGCTGATGTTCGCCGTGGTCTGGGCCATACTGATCGTCGTGCGGCGCATTCCTGGGCGGCTGGCCACGATCACGATGATCGCCGTCTCCATGCTGATGGCCGTGCGTTATATCTGGTGGCGCTCCACACAGACACTGCAGTTCGCCACCACGACCGAGGCCGTGATCGGTTACCTGCTCTACGCAGCCGAGTGCTACACGTGGCTGGTGCTCGCGCTGAGCTACCTGCAGACCGCCTGGCCGCTGCATCGCAAGCCAAAGCCGCTGCCGGCTGACTCGTCCCTATGGCCTACCGTCGATGTCTTCATCCCGACGTACAACGAATCACTCGCCGTGGTCCAGCCGACGGTGTACGCGGCACGCAGCATGGACTGGCCCCCCGACAAGCTGCGCGTCTACATCCTCGACGACAGCCACCGGCCGGCGATGCGCGAGTTCGCCGAAGCGGCGGGCGTGGGCTACATCACGCGCGATAACAATCGCCACGCCAAGGCCGGCAATATCAATCAGGCGCTACCGCGCACCAGCGGGGACTACATCGCGATTTTCGACTGCGACCACATCCCCACGCGCTCGTTCCTGCAGATGACCATGGGCGAGTTCCTGGATGATCCGAAGTGCGCGTTGGTCCAGACACCCCACCACTTCTTCTCGCCCGATCCGTTCGAACGCAATTTCGACACCTTCCGGCGCGTGCCGAATGAAGGCAGCCTTTTCTACGGCCTGATCCAGGACGGCAATGACCTCTGGAACGCCACCTTCTTCTGCGGCTCCTGCGCGGTAATCAAGCGCGCGCCGCTGCTCGAGATCGGTGGCATCGCAGTAGAGACCGTCACCGAGGACTCGCACACCGCACTGAAACTACACCGCCGTGGCTACAACAGCGCATACCTGCGTACCGTGCAGGCCGCCGGGCTGGCCACCGAAAGCCTGTCCAGCCACATCGGCCAGCGCATCCGGTGGGCACGCGGCATGGCGCAGATCTTCCGTCTGGACAATCCGCTGCTTGGCAAGGGCCTGACGTTGTTCCAGCGCCTGTGCTACAGCAATGCGATGCTGCACTTCTTCTACGGCATTCCACGGCTGATCTTCCTGACCATGCCGATCGCGTATCTGTACTTCGGGCTGCACGTGATCAATACGTCGGCGCTGATGATCATGGCCTACGTGTTGCCATACCTGCTGATCGCCAACGTAACCAACTCGCGGCTTCAGGGTCGCTACCGACATTCGTTCTGGGCGGAGGTCTACGAGTCCGTGCTGGCGTGGTACATCGTGCTGCCCACCACAGTGGCCTTCATCAATCCGCGCGCCGGCAAGTTCAACGTAACGGCCAAGGGCGGGCAGATCGCCGACGACTATCTGGACTGGACCATCTCCAAGCCCTATCTGGTACTGCTGGCGCTGAACGTGGCCGGCCTTGTCTTCGGCGTGCTCCGCCTGCTGTTCTGGGGCACCGACGAGCCCGCCACCGTGCTGATGAACATGGGATGGGCAACGTTTAACCTCATCATGCTCGGCGCTGCCGTTGGCGTGGCCCGCGAGGCACGGCAGGTGCGCGTATCGCACCGTATCCCGATGCGCGTGCCGGCGACCCTGCTGCTGCCCGATGGCCGCACGATCGCGTGCAAGACCGAGAACTATTCGATGGGCGGCCTGGGCATGGTGCTGCCAATCGACGTGCCACTGGTCGAAGGCGCGCCGGTGGGCGTATGTCTGTCGCGCGGCTCGCGGACCTATCACTTCCCCGCGGTGGTCACGCGCAATATCAATCGCCACCTTGGGGTGCGCATGGACGATCTGAGCGTTGAGCGCGAAGCACAGCTGATCCAGTGCACGTTCGGCCGTGCCGACGCGTGGATCGACTGGCTCGACGACGAGCGCGTCGATGCTCCGCTGCGCAGCTTCAAGGAAGTCGTTGAAATGGGCTACCAGGGCCTGCTACGGCTCTACGATGCCTTCGTCGATGCCGTCGAGCTGGTGACCGCGCGACGCCGCTCACGTCTGCCCTGA
- the bcsG gene encoding cellulose biosynthesis protein BcsG, whose product MGLWNLYFLAKIYLFHTGQMQPIWLLNLVFALLLVIPLESRILRVLRQIIAIGAGAALAWRESTLPPFTRLLTEFSNIRAFTPGYLVELFQRFVPVQMVVAVVLVVLVYLLINRWIRTTTLVLLALIAMPIWYGTGITLPGAKAQQATAQSAGSARADINATNNYDAILAAFRQQETQRTATFSPLTATPDAQFDIIVLHICSLSWDDLDAAKSLNHPLLSRFDYLFKNFSSAASYSGPAAIRLLRASCGQQPHKDLYDPAPAECHLFADLAQAGFTPRILMNHDGRFDNFRTYVETEIGIQGVKMESTEGVPVAMRAFDDSPILDDFNTFDHWYKQHLAQDKGPVALYYNTVTLHDGNRLPDKRLTSIESYPLRLKTLLDDVDRIIDTISKSGRKAVVIFVPEHGAALRGDKNQISGLREIPTPNIIHVPVGVKLVGLPTTATPQPVTIDAPTSFFGLSQLVFNLVADSPFRQGAPDLAHYVEDLPQTQMVGENEATLTMKRTNGYVIHTPDGVWVEQQ is encoded by the coding sequence ATGGGACTCTGGAACCTCTACTTCCTCGCCAAGATCTACCTGTTCCATACCGGGCAGATGCAACCGATATGGCTGCTGAACCTGGTCTTCGCCCTGCTGCTGGTGATACCGCTCGAGTCGCGCATTCTGCGCGTACTGCGGCAGATCATCGCCATCGGCGCCGGTGCGGCGCTGGCGTGGCGGGAATCCACGTTGCCGCCGTTCACGCGTCTGCTCACGGAGTTTTCCAACATCCGCGCCTTCACGCCCGGATACCTGGTGGAGCTATTCCAGCGCTTCGTGCCGGTGCAGATGGTGGTGGCCGTGGTGCTGGTGGTCCTGGTGTACCTGCTGATCAACCGATGGATTCGCACCACTACGCTCGTCCTGCTTGCGTTGATCGCCATGCCGATCTGGTATGGCACCGGTATCACGTTGCCAGGCGCGAAGGCTCAGCAAGCAACGGCGCAATCCGCCGGATCGGCGCGCGCGGATATCAACGCCACCAACAACTACGACGCCATCCTGGCCGCGTTCCGCCAGCAGGAAACCCAGCGCACCGCCACCTTCTCGCCGCTTACCGCAACGCCTGACGCGCAGTTCGACATCATTGTGCTGCACATCTGCTCGCTGTCGTGGGATGACCTCGACGCGGCCAAGAGCCTCAATCACCCACTGCTGTCGCGCTTCGACTACCTGTTCAAGAACTTCAGTTCCGCCGCCAGCTATAGCGGCCCAGCCGCCATCCGCCTGTTGCGCGCGTCATGCGGCCAGCAGCCGCACAAGGACCTGTACGACCCCGCGCCCGCCGAATGCCACCTGTTCGCCGATCTGGCCCAGGCCGGCTTCACGCCGCGCATCCTGATGAACCACGATGGCCGCTTCGACAACTTCCGCACCTACGTGGAGACCGAGATCGGCATTCAGGGCGTGAAGATGGAATCGACCGAAGGCGTGCCGGTGGCCATGCGCGCCTTCGACGACTCGCCGATCCTGGACGACTTCAATACCTTTGACCACTGGTACAAGCAGCACCTGGCGCAGGACAAGGGCCCTGTGGCGCTCTACTACAACACGGTCACGCTGCACGACGGCAATCGCCTGCCCGACAAGCGCCTGACCAGCATCGAGTCCTACCCGCTGCGCCTGAAGACCTTGCTCGACGATGTCGACCGGATCATCGACACCATCAGCAAGTCTGGCCGCAAGGCCGTGGTGATCTTCGTGCCCGAGCATGGCGCGGCGCTACGTGGCGACAAGAACCAGATCTCAGGGCTGCGCGAGATTCCCACTCCCAACATCATTCACGTGCCCGTGGGCGTGAAACTGGTCGGCCTGCCCACCACGGCAACGCCGCAGCCGGTAACCATCGACGCACCGACGAGCTTCTTCGGATTGTCACAATTGGTGTTCAATCTCGTGGCCGACAGCCCGTTCCGCCAGGGGGCGCCCGATCTGGCCCACTACGTCGAGGATCTTCCGCAGACCCAGATGGTCGGCGAGAACGAAGCCACGCTGACGATGAAACGGACCAACGGCTATGTGATTCACACACCGGACGGCGTCTGGGTGGAGCAGCAATGA
- the bcsR gene encoding BcsR/BcsP family cellulose biosynthesis protein, giving the protein MSKPIGSRKAATAYSDIDMLAQHVDGFDAQQYFDQQVEVETVAAAQRWPLLARVMGCAALAEAEPAVAVGPSGGG; this is encoded by the coding sequence ATGAGCAAACCCATCGGGTCCCGCAAGGCGGCCACGGCCTACAGCGATATCGACATGCTGGCCCAACATGTCGACGGCTTCGACGCGCAGCAGTACTTCGACCAGCAAGTCGAAGTAGAAACAGTGGCCGCCGCGCAACGCTGGCCTCTGCTGGCCCGGGTGATGGGGTGCGCGGCATTAGCCGAAGCGGAGCCAGCGGTCGCCGTCGGCCCAAGCGGTGGCGGTTGA